A stretch of bacterium DNA encodes these proteins:
- a CDS encoding TPM domain-containing protein, with amino-acid sequence MKKLFLSILLPLVLVGAQYPEPPGKDQYIVDEAQIISTSYGQQITDICRGLEESKGIKMQVLTILSTNGEEIGPFAENVRLSWADDTIKDNTLLIVVSKEDHAVTTSLGEKVGGFIPQSTVDRVRRDVFIPNFREGNYGRGIFWAARIYERDIKGTEDAVLDYEEDPEIKEGKSYSVDQDAIDCCVKAACLFGWWMWWQDLWDHDHHHHHRHGWSDD; translated from the coding sequence CCTTGTTGGTGCCCAGTATCCGGAACCGCCCGGGAAGGATCAATACATAGTGGACGAGGCTCAGATAATCTCGACTTCATACGGGCAGCAGATAACGGATATATGCAGAGGGCTTGAAGAATCCAAAGGCATAAAGATGCAGGTTCTTACAATCCTTTCCACAAATGGTGAAGAAATTGGTCCGTTTGCCGAAAATGTTAGGCTTTCATGGGCTGATGACACTATAAAAGACAACACACTTCTTATAGTGGTATCCAAAGAAGATCATGCTGTAACGACTTCTCTCGGTGAAAAGGTCGGGGGGTTTATTCCTCAATCGACCGTTGACCGGGTCAGGCGCGATGTATTCATTCCGAACTTCAGGGAAGGCAATTACGGCAGGGGCATCTTCTGGGCGGCTAGAATCTATGAGCGCGATATCAAGGGAACTGAAGACGCCGTTCTTGATTACGAAGAAGATCCTGAAATTAAAGAAGGTAAAAGCTATTCGGTCGATCAGGACGCAATCGATTGCTGCGTTAAAGCCGCGTGCCTTTTTGGCTGGTGGATGTGGTGGCAGGATTTGTGGGATCACGATCATCATCATCATCATCGGCACGGATGGTCTGACGACTAA